The nucleotide sequence AATCCGCTGACCGACGTGATCCGCGAATAGGCGTTCCACTCATCCGACTCGATCCGCGCCTCGGGATGCGCCGCCAGCAGCTTGTACAGCGCCTTGTCCGAACCGTCGCGGATGTTCAGCGTCTGCGTCTGAAGATTCCACACCGCCAGCGCGATGTTGCCCGCCAACACCACCACCGCCACCGCGGTCAGCACCTTTGCCCGTTTGGGACTCGACGTCGCCGCCAGAATCACCGCCGCCAGCGCCGGCAGCAGGGCGATCGCCATCACCGTCGTCTCCGCTCCCAACAGCGACAGCACCACCGGCACCACCAGCGTACCCGCCGCTGCGCCGACCAGGTCGGCGAAGTACAAGCGGTTCACGTCCCGCCCGTGGCTCTCAAACGCCAGGCTCAGCACCGCCCCGCCGACGAAAAACGGGGCCAGACTCAGCATGAAGTAGAAGTTCATCCGCTCCGGCGAGAACGGAAACTGCAAAATGCCGTACGGAAACAGCGGCAGCACCACCGCCAGCACGATCGACAGCACCGCCAGCAGCTTCTGGGCGTGCCGGCCAAATCGCGAAAGCCCCAGCAGGTACACGAAAAACCCGCCAAGCCCCCATCCGAACAGCGCCACCGAAATCGCCACGAACGCGTAGTGGTACCAGATCGTGGCTGAGAATATCCGCGTCAGCGCCAGCTCGAACATCAGCCCCGAAGCCGACACCAGCACCACCGCCGCCAACAGCGCCCGCGGCGCCCGATGCCCTGCCGCCGCGCCAGCCAACGAACCTGAACCGTCCATACAGCCTCCATTCGTCAAGGATACCGTCACCGCCCCTCCAAGCCGCGAACACTATACTGCCCCCGCCCCACCACCGCAAGAGGCAACAGGCGGTGACACCGCCCACCCGATTGCTGATTTCTGATTGTTGACTACTGATTTTCTGAGTCCCCGAATCCCCAACCCCCAGCCCCCAATCCCCCTCTCTCCCCCCTCTGCGTCTCCGCGCCTCCGCGGGAGAACGCTTCCGGCCCTCGCCACCGCAACGCAGATCCGCCGCCCTCGGCGGATTCTTCTCTCCCCTACCTGACTCCCCGACCACCTGACCTCCTGACCACCTATTCCCCACCGCCGCCGCCGCGACGCACGTTCAGGCCCATCCGTGAGCCCGGAAGTAAAGATACCACGCCTGTCAAATACGCACAAAAACCGCGTTCCCTACCGCCCTAGCGGAAGTCAGGCAGGAATCTCTGCGGGGATTTCTGCCGTTTCCTCCTGTGGACCACATGTCCACTGAGGCCATCGCTGGCACTGGAGCAGTAGCAATTACTCCTGGGCATTAGCAGAAAGTGCGAGACGGCCACGAGAAAGCAATTGACGGATCTTTATTGAGAGAATACGATTAATATCACTTAAGGGCTAGCGTTCCAGAGATCACTGCTTGCTGACGGCCTGAGCTGATCGTCGAGGGTTCTATGTTCGAGCAGATCAAGAAGAAGGGATTTCAGGTCCTGACCCTTCACCACGCGGAGGCGATTCTCAAGCACGACATGACTGAGGGGGCAACAGAGCTTGAGAAAGTGCTTCTGCAACTCGAGATCCCGGCGGAGGAGTTGGTGCGAGGCGGAGGCGGTGAAGGAGAAATGACGCAGCGTGTGCGCCGCGCGCTTGCTGATGAATACGGCTGGGAGAAGCACAGCTTCCAGATCAAGAAGATCGTCGATGGGGAAGAGAAGGAGTCCATTTCGCACGAAATCGATCATGTCAAGCGCTTTGCCGCAGGCACGTTTGCTTTGGAAATCGAATGGAACAACAAGGACCCGTTCTTTGATCGCGATCTGGAGAACTTCAAACGGCTTCACGCCGACGGCGTCATATCGATTGGCGCGATCATCACCAGAGGCACATCTCTTCAGGAGTCCCTCAGGGACATTGTGGCTGACTTCGCTCGCAGAAAAGGCATCAACAACCAACGAGGTCTCTCAAACTACTATTCGCCAACGTCGAGGCAGTTGCAGATTATCGCCCGAGCAGCGGAGTCCAGAGGGTCATTTGAGGAGGGATGGGCGCACGCTTTTGTTTCCGACAAGTTTGGAGAAGCCACCACACACTGGAGAAAACTCGAAGATCGGGTCCGACGCGGAGTTGGCAATCCATGCCCCCTGTTGTTAATCGGGATTCCAAGGCAGGTGGTTATACCTTAAATGCCGGGAGACTGAAATGGGCGCAAACATATTCAATATCGCGGAGCCAAATCCGTCGGAAGATTTGCTGGCGAAGGTAAGCGGGCAGTATTCAACAATCCTGGCGGATCCGCCCTGGCAGTTCCAGAATAGAACCGGCAAGATGGCGCCTGAACACAGGCGGCTGCTGAGATATCCAACGATGGAATTGAAGGAGATACTGGAACTACCGGTCTCCAAACTCGCAGCCGCAAGGTCACACCTCTACCTATGGGTGCCGAATGCACTGCTTCAAGAGGGGCTGCGGGTCATGGAAGCTTGGGGCTTCACCTAC is from Phycisphaerae bacterium and encodes:
- a CDS encoding restriction endonuclease encodes the protein MFEQIKKKGFQVLTLHHAEAILKHDMTEGATELEKVLLQLEIPAEELVRGGGGEGEMTQRVRRALADEYGWEKHSFQIKKIVDGEEKESISHEIDHVKRFAAGTFALEIEWNNKDPFFDRDLENFKRLHADGVISIGAIITRGTSLQESLRDIVADFARRKGINNQRGLSNYYSPTSRQLQIIARAAESRGSFEEGWAHAFVSDKFGEATTHWRKLEDRVRRGVGNPCPLLLIGIPRQVVIP